TTGTGACATTGAACTATTGACGCTATTCCAGCCACCGGCGTCCGCTATTGTATCTAGTGGGTTCGTCTCATGCCATGAGATCGTGACAAGCCCACCTTTCTTCCAATATTCAGTCGCGTGGTCGACAACAAAGGAGCGCCAATGACTTAAATCGGAGGCATCCGTCACGTTGTAGTAGAAATCAAAACCAATCATGGCCGGATATTTACCTGTCAAATTGTAAATGTGGTCGGTTTCCATATAGCCATAATTCTGCCCCCGTACGTACTGTCCGGAGATGATTTGATTGTTTGCCTGAACCGTATCCATATAATTCAGTACATCCTTCACGGCTTGTGTCGCGCCCGGATTAACCGGGGAAGCAGCGTAAGCCTTAGTTCCACCCATCCCTTGTGAGCCGGAAGCCAGCAGGGACACTAGGAGTGTTGCGGCAAGTAGTTTGGATTTCCATTTTTTAAGCATTACTGAGTTTCCTCCTTCATTCATGTTTGCAATCGATTTTACTTCGTGTACGGGCAAGGCTTCGCGATAGTTATAAAGCGCTTACATTGATAAAGCCATCATCTCACCTCCTCATTATGGCGGATAGTTCAATTGTAGAAGGTTGGTAACAGGAAGAGGTCTAAATTTTTCGGCAAAAAGTTTTTGATCTTCGGCAAGTTATACGTTCATGGGGCCTCACGCAGGTAGATATGGCAATTTCCAAGCACATTCGAAAATAGCAAACTTTTTGCCGAAGAATTTGGAATTTAGGGTTCATTCGAAGAGCTAGAATAAAGTTATCAAGATAGACAAGAGGAGAGAAACGTTATGGCCCTAATAGCTCGACAGTTCCGCAGGTACAGCATCATGTATGTGCTTCTGCTGCCCGGTTTGCTGTATTTTGCGGTATTCAAGTACGTTCCTATGGTGTACATCACCGCTGGTTTCAAAAATTACAATGTGCTCAAAGGGCTGTGGGAAAGTCCGTGGGTAGGATGGCAAAACTTTAAATTCTTCTTCGAAGGCGTCTATTTTTACCAAATTATTGGGAATACGATACTGATTTCGTTATATAAGCTTGTGTTTTCTTTTCCTGCGCCAATTATTTTGGCTTTGATGCTGAATAGCGTCACTTCCGGCGGGTTCAAGCGAACGATTCAGACATTGACGTATTTGCCTCACTTTTTGTCATGGGTGATCATTTATGGCTTAATGGTTGCTTTCCTAGCGCCAGGCACCGGACTGGTCAATCAACTGATGACAGCCTTCCACCTGGAGCGCATCTCATTCCTCACAGAGCCGAGTTTAATAAGATCGCTCATTGTGGGAACGGACATTTGGCAGTCGGTAGGTTGGGGAGCGATCATTTATTTGGCCGCTTTGACGGGAATCGATCCTTCCCTTTACGAGGCTGCCACTGTTGACGGTGCTTCCCGCTGGAGACAAATTTGGAGCATCACGCTGCCAGGGATCCGCAATGTAATTATTTTGATGCTGATCCTGCGCCTCAGCGCAATTCTCGATGTAGGTTTCGATCAGATCTATATCATGATGAATCCGCTGAATCAGGAGAAGGCGGATGTCATCGAAACCTGGGTCTACCGGGTCGGCATGCAAGAGGGTCGTATCGGGCTCGCGACGGCGGTAGGACTGTTCAAGTCGGTCATTGGCTTCATGTTAGTGCTCGGTGCTAACCGACTAGCCAAGAGATTCGACGGACAAATCTGGTAGGAGGAAGCTCTATGAATACTATGACCAATAGCGAACGCATCACGCAAATTTTGAACTATACGCTGCTTTCCCTGCTCGCTGCTACATGTGTGATTCCTTTCATCTACGTCATCACTGTGTCAGTTACGCCTATATCTGAGGTAATCAAGAATGACGGTCTCGTCCTCATTCCCACTAAGGTGACCTGGACCGCCTATGAGGCGATTATGCAAGGCGGGCGACTGACAGAAGCTTATCAGGCTACGTTGTTCCGGGTAGGGGTTGGAACGGTCGTCAATCTTTTCTTCACCATCCTTACGGCCTTGCCTCTATCCCGCAAATCTCTCCCAGGGCGCAGTTACTTCCTGATGTTCATCGTATTCACGATGTTGTTTAACGGAGGTATCATTCCGAGCTATTTGCTCGTGAAAGAGATCGGCTTGCTGGACTCCTCATGGTCTCTCATTGTCCCTGGGCTGATTAATGCCTTTTACCTGATGATCGTTAAAAGCTTCTTCGAACAACTGCCGGAGGCTATCGATGAAGCGGCAAGAATCGATGGTGCCGGGGAATTGGCCATTTTGTTCCGGATCGTTCTTCCGCTATCTGTCCCGATTATCGCAACGGTCGGCTTATTCTACGCGGTGTGGCACTGGAACAGCTATTTTGACGCCTTGCTGTATATCAACGATGCATCGAAACAGCCTCTGCAGCTGTTTTTAAGACAAATCTTACTTGCTTCCGTAGCTATCAGCGGGGATGCCGCCGAAGCAGCCAATTCGGTTAACCCCATATCGGTGCAGATGGCCTCCGTTGCGGTGACGACACTTCCGATTCTGCTCGTGTATCCGTTCATCCAGAAGCATTTCACCAGAGGCGTTCTGCTCGGTTCGGTCAAGGGATAGCCGAGAAGGCTCTGCCATTGTTATCATGAGGAAACTCTTGATATAAACATGTATAATACATTTTAAGGGAGAGGTTTATCGATGAAAAAGAGACACGCACAAGCTATGCTTGCCCTCACGGTTGCCCTAAGTATGACGGCGGCTGGCTGCAGCAAGGCCGATCCAAAACCGGGGACTGACAACAAGACAACAACAAGTGCCCAGCCGGAAGCTCAGAAGAAGTTGAAGCTGAATTTCTACAACACGATCGGTTACCGACTGACGACGCCAATGCCTTCGAAGGAGAACGACCCCATCCGCCAAATGATCGAAAAGGACAACAATATTGAGTTGGAGATGACGCTCGGCGGTGAGAATTGGAAGGATAAACTGAATTTGCTCATTTCGTCCAATCAAATACCGGACATTCTCACTTTTCCCGACCGCGCAAGCGCCATTAAATATTACGATCAAGGGCTTGTCGCTGAGCTGGACGATGCGCTCAAGGAAGTGCCGGAGCTGACCAAGTCTTTTGATCCCTCCCGGCTGGAGCCAATGAAATATAAGGGTCATATGATTGGTATTCCGGGATCCGAAGGGGTCGGAGGCGTGAATGGCTGGTGGATCAACGCAACTTGGTTGAAGAAGCTGAACCTTCAAGTTCCGACTAATCCGCAAGAACTTATGAACGTTATGAAGGCGTTTACATTCAATGATCCGGACGGGAATGGCAAGAACGACACATATGGATTCCTCGCCATGCTGCCTAAGGATGGATCGCTTGGATACAGCACTAGCGGGGCCCAAGGCTTCCAGCAAATTTTCTGGATGTTCGGGGTTCAGCCAGGCTTCGTCGACGTGAAGGAAGGTAAGGTCGCCGTATACAACACGGACCCGAAAACCAGAGAAGCGCTGCAGTTCATTAACGAAATGATTCAAGCCAAAGTTGTTGATCCGGACTGGGTAACGATCGATGATGGGCTGAAGCGGGATAATAAGATGTATCAGGGCAAGGACGGCATTATGATTGAAGACTGGCGCCGTATGGAACCAGCTGAACAGAAGAAAATGCAGGATGCCGGCGGGAGCGTACCAGAGTGGAAACAGATCGCGCCGCCGAAAGGGCCGTACGGCGATCAGATTCTCGATGTGAAGCCATTCCAGCAGTCCATGATCGGCCTTTCTAAGGAAGCGCTTAAGGATCCGGCCAAGACCAAGCGTGCTATGCAGTTCATTCAATATTTGTATACGAATAAGGAAGCTTATCCATACTTAGCTTACGGAATTAAGGATAAGACATTCAAGACCACGAACGGTCAGCCAGCCTTGATCGACAGGACGACCTACAATGAGAAGGAAGTGGAGTGGCGCTATAACTATGCCTTCGTCCGCAAGGCCAATGACGGCGTGTACTTTGACTTCAAGAATCCAGATGTCACCAATGCTAATCAGAAAATCAATACCAGCTATCTAAAAGACAACAATGTCAATCCTCGGGTATTTGACGATCCGAATGATCCGCTGGCACAGGACCGCGTCAAGTACGTCAATGAGATGATGCTCAAGTTCGTCACCGGCAAGGAGCCGCTCAGCAATTGGGATACGTATGTGAAGACATTGCAGGACAAATTTAAGCTTAACGACGCCATCGCCAACTACACCAAGCAGCTCCAAAGCGATGGCGTGATTAAATAACCGTTCCAAGAAGGGGAGACGTCGTCCTCCTCTTCTTCCCTATGGGGAACGGGAATAACCATGCAGGGGTGGGACGTATGCGGGCTAGGATTCGAAAGCTGTTTCACACTATTTCTTTCCGATTATTCATTGTTTGTTTCATCTTTGTGCTGAGCTCGGAAGTGATTGTGAGCACCTTGTCCTACCGGTACATTAAGAATGAGATTTCCACCAGCCAAACGGAACTGGCCAAGCAGCTTCTCGTAAAGGAGCAGCAGTATATGGACTTATATTTCGCCCTGGTCCAGAACACGATTGCCCTGTTATCCTCGTCTTCCGAAACGTGGCGCAACGATATGAGCGCGGCCCAAGCTGGGTTGGAGGGGGTCTATCGCACTCACTCGGAGATGCTGACGGATGTGTATTTTATTAGAAAGGACCTTTCCATACTCGGAGGCAATCCTGTCACTAAGGTATTGAACGATCCAATGCCAACTCGGGAGGAGCTGTACCGAACTGCTTACAGCAACGCTTACGGCAGTATTTCGGTCAGCAACC
Above is a genomic segment from Paenibacillus sp. HWE-109 containing:
- a CDS encoding ABC transporter permease codes for the protein MALIARQFRRYSIMYVLLLPGLLYFAVFKYVPMVYITAGFKNYNVLKGLWESPWVGWQNFKFFFEGVYFYQIIGNTILISLYKLVFSFPAPIILALMLNSVTSGGFKRTIQTLTYLPHFLSWVIIYGLMVAFLAPGTGLVNQLMTAFHLERISFLTEPSLIRSLIVGTDIWQSVGWGAIIYLAALTGIDPSLYEAATVDGASRWRQIWSITLPGIRNVIILMLILRLSAILDVGFDQIYIMMNPLNQEKADVIETWVYRVGMQEGRIGLATAVGLFKSVIGFMLVLGANRLAKRFDGQIW
- a CDS encoding carbohydrate ABC transporter permease, which encodes MNTMTNSERITQILNYTLLSLLAATCVIPFIYVITVSVTPISEVIKNDGLVLIPTKVTWTAYEAIMQGGRLTEAYQATLFRVGVGTVVNLFFTILTALPLSRKSLPGRSYFLMFIVFTMLFNGGIIPSYLLVKEIGLLDSSWSLIVPGLINAFYLMIVKSFFEQLPEAIDEAARIDGAGELAILFRIVLPLSVPIIATVGLFYAVWHWNSYFDALLYINDASKQPLQLFLRQILLASVAISGDAAEAANSVNPISVQMASVAVTTLPILLVYPFIQKHFTRGVLLGSVKG